The following coding sequences are from one Romeriopsis navalis LEGE 11480 window:
- a CDS encoding SRPBCC domain-containing protein, producing MPSLYTETVINAPIRQVWRILSDKEGWMYWNTYLYDCSFRLPIKESRDVILALRRVDGDDPIEFQARIMIYQPPNCLSWVASIPGFRNKTIFELQDLGDGCTQYRHQESYSGAFSRFALRFIRDDQQQGIRRMARELKIFAERSM from the coding sequence ATGCCTAGCCTTTATACCGAAACCGTAATCAACGCCCCGATTCGCCAAGTCTGGCGCATCCTCAGTGATAAAGAGGGCTGGATGTATTGGAATACTTACTTATACGATTGCAGCTTTCGCCTACCCATTAAAGAAAGTCGCGATGTGATCCTGGCACTGCGACGGGTTGATGGCGATGACCCGATCGAATTTCAAGCCCGCATCATGATCTATCAACCACCGAATTGCCTGAGTTGGGTCGCCAGTATTCCGGGATTTCGCAATAAGACCATCTTTGAATTGCAAGATCTTGGGGATGGCTGCACCCAATATCGCCATCAAGAATCCTATTCCGGGGCCTTTAGCCGTTTTGCTCTACGATTTATCCGCGACGACCAACAACAGGGAATTCGCCGCATGGCCCGTGAGTTGAAAATCTTTGCGGAACGCTCAATGTAG